The following are encoded together in the Scomber scombrus chromosome 7, fScoSco1.1, whole genome shotgun sequence genome:
- the LOC133984143 gene encoding dendritic cell-specific transmembrane protein, which translates to MLLSWTVIKQSLEDTGSLVVDVFTTGERDGFKKTTILLLTCCFSSFLLSSLLFLYLLYTLDYETAVAGGIAGCFGTLLTVALFLSKRVRCLGTLFVISIFMKKSRNLLLTTGTSLVVLRNIRNTLENLTGLVKSMICNLKAKKASITSPFSNYVKILKWLGNILKGVTDLGVVNLDSKLKVSPKMESEKFKERLNGAEQKLNETVRYAQAIMNTVSSVTDRMFPAITFLIFMMFIALHIKRFCNDLKHQNRFVSSKFIQFDEKQKAEGKPHVLPLTPKEKRLYTSIPSARPSAREGKAVLKFGIPVVSHFVTWVIFITVDALLYCFVDIVTTKLSEMKPFHVPLLMSIKRISTLVGIHFGEENHKEDFSYSVTLFEKKCLPKPKLLLYNSVVPLAAILLTLFIMALVAAKVSQLRLMVCERFFTAAAEQRVEYLHAKILRKRLKTWKEKADNSLLTSLIIKVCITVIALVNDECIMVLKH; encoded by the exons ATGCTGCTCTCATGGACTGTGATAAAACAAAGCCTGGAGGACACTGGGTCTCTGGTTGTGGATGTTTTCACCACTGGCGAACGGGATGGCTTCAAGAAAAccaccatcctcctcctcacttgTTGCTTTTCCAGcttcctcctcagctccctGCTCTTCCTATACCTCCTCTACACTCTGGACTATGAGACAGCGGTGGCTGGAGGGATCGCCGGCTGCTTTGGGACTCTTCTGACAGTTGCCCTATTCCTGTCCAAGAGAGTACGATGCTTGGGGACCCTATTTGTTATCTCTATTTTCATGAAGAAGAGCCGAAATCTGCTCCTGACCACAGGAACCAGTTTGGTGGTTCTTCGAAATATCCGCAACACGTTGGAGAACCTCACAGGCCTGGTCAAGAGCATGATTTGCAACCTGAAGGCCAAGAAAGCATCGATTACTTCGCCTTTCAGTAACTAtgttaagattttaaaatgGCTGGGTAACATACTCAAAGGGGTTACAGACCTGGGGGTGGTGAACCTTGACTCCAAGCTCAAGGTCTCACCAAAAATGGAATCAGAAAAATTTAAGGAGAGACTCAATGGAGCAGAgcaaaaactgaatgaaactgTAAGGTACGCACAGGCCATTATGAACACAGTGTCTTCTGTTACTGACCGGATGTTTCCTGCCATCACCTTCCTCATATTCATGATGTTTATAGCCTTGCACATTAAAAGATTCTGCAATGACTTGAAACACCAAAATCGATTCGTCAGTAGCAAGTTCATTCAGTTTGACGAGAAGCAGAAGGCGGAAGGAAAGCCGCATGTCCTTCCTCTCACACCCAAGGAGAAGAGGCTTTACACTTCTATCCCATCCGCCCGTCCCAGCGCACGAGAGGGGAAAGCTGTGCTGAAATTTGGTATCCCAGTTGTCTCCCATTTCGTAACTTGGGTAATATTTATAACTGTGGATGCCttactttactgttttgttgATATCGTAACAACGAAATTATCAGAGATGAAACCATTCCATGTCCCCTTGCTAATGAGCATCaaa AGGATTTCAACCTTAGTTGGTATACACTTTGGCGAGGAAAACCATAAGGAAGACTTTTCCTACTCTGTGACCCTTTTTGAGAAGAAGTGTCTTCCAAAACCAAAGCTGCTGCTCTATAACTCTGTGGTTCCACTGGCTGCCATCCTGCTCACTCTGTTCATTATGGCCCTGGTGGCTGCCAAAGTGTCCCAGCTTAGGCTGATGGTGTGTGAGCGATTCTTCACCGCCGCTGCAGAGCAGAGGGTGGAGTACCTGCATGCCAAAATCCTGAGGAAGAGATTAAAAACGTGGAAGGAGAAAGCAGATAATAGCCTCCTTACATCACTAATCATTAAGGTATGCATTACAGTAATTGCTCTAGTGAATGATGAGTGCATTAtggttttaaaacactga